A single Sulfurimonas aquatica DNA region contains:
- a CDS encoding PAS domain-containing protein produces MLLKSTQKDLENKKLVEYFSDGIAVIEDGIVTECNSAIVNMMGASSKEQLVSLHLSKLSPEFQDDGALSYIKVNEMLKLCKDKGSHNFEWICKRMSNEDFWTSISLTAMHQDGRNTIVSVWRDINEKKILELELEKSNEKYKLLEKELEAKVKAKTALLLKEACRLEMDNLIKTIGHQWRQPLSSIGALSANMQMDIILSQSSSIEEGNKDFFQKSLQDIDATLQKLSSTIDSFLSPYSSDRVKSLCSVKELIEDALQTVGESYKKNSITVKKKIDSNIDVFINKEDMSRAIVYLLQNSEDALLLSRAEMPFVDINVTKNDKFIKIDICDNAMKIDDNIRGNLFNPYFSTKSELNGKGLGLYLASTIVKYGHNGNLYLDEFKEMTCFSIELPLD; encoded by the coding sequence TTGTTATTAAAGAGTACGCAAAAAGATCTTGAAAATAAAAAATTAGTTGAATATTTCTCTGATGGCATTGCAGTTATAGAAGATGGGATTGTTACAGAGTGTAATAGTGCCATTGTAAACATGATGGGAGCATCGAGCAAAGAGCAACTTGTAAGTCTACATCTATCTAAACTATCTCCAGAGTTTCAAGATGATGGAGCCTTGTCATACATAAAAGTCAATGAGATGCTAAAGTTATGTAAAGATAAAGGTAGTCACAATTTTGAGTGGATATGTAAGCGCATGAGTAATGAAGATTTCTGGACAAGCATCTCTTTGACTGCTATGCACCAAGATGGAAGAAATACAATAGTATCAGTATGGCGAGATATTAATGAAAAAAAGATACTAGAACTTGAACTGGAAAAATCAAATGAAAAATACAAACTTCTCGAAAAAGAACTAGAAGCAAAAGTTAAAGCAAAAACAGCACTACTTTTAAAGGAGGCTTGCCGTTTGGAAATGGACAATCTAATCAAAACGATTGGACATCAGTGGAGACAACCTCTCTCAAGTATTGGGGCACTTTCAGCAAATATGCAAATGGATATCATACTGAGTCAAAGCTCTTCCATAGAAGAAGGAAATAAAGATTTTTTTCAAAAATCCTTACAAGATATAGATGCTACTTTACAAAAGCTATCTTCAACCATAGATAGTTTTTTAAGTCCATATAGTTCAGATAGAGTTAAATCTTTGTGTAGCGTTAAGGAGCTAATAGAGGATGCTTTGCAAACGGTTGGTGAGTCATACAAAAAAAATTCAATTACTGTTAAAAAAAAGATTGATAGTAATATAGATGTTTTTATCAATAAAGAGGATATGTCTCGTGCTATTGTATACTTGCTACAAAATTCAGAGGATGCATTACTTTTAAGTAGAGCAGAGATGCCTTTTGTAGATATCAATGTGACTAAAAATGATAAATTTATTAAAATAGATATCTGTGATAATGCGATGAAAATCGATGATAATATTAGGGGGAATCTGTTTAATCCCTATTTCTCTACTAAAAGTGAACTAAATGGAAAAGGATTAGGACTATATCTTGCCTCAACAATAGTGAAATATGGGCATAATGGGAATCTCTATTTAGACGAGTTTAAAGAGATGACCTGTTTTTCTATTGAGTTACCATTAGATTAG
- a CDS encoding helix-turn-helix domain-containing protein, producing the protein MKYKVYKPVNELVDIVHKYFVVDSIETMDAILCLPNGGNFLVFNRGLQGYHKLHTGKKFLIPGNFFLTVKTRKARQVFLDLKKATYPIICVELHPIGYYKLFNKDSHHLNKDNIELDADIVNRYFPNLYKNATIEDEIEYLNSRMLLLYHSHGHERENIENILDKIKNEYHFEVSVEKLAEDFNCSRKTMERQFKKIIGITPKNYIYIQKFCQTFLSYMKDGKSLQQMEYLYNDSSHFNAVFKNITGVTPSDLYKDVVVNKNITIYQMLE; encoded by the coding sequence ATGAAATATAAAGTTTATAAACCAGTTAATGAATTAGTAGATATTGTTCATAAGTATTTTGTAGTGGACTCCATCGAAACAATGGATGCAATTTTATGTTTGCCTAATGGAGGAAATTTTTTAGTATTTAACAGAGGTTTGCAGGGTTATCATAAGTTACACACAGGAAAGAAGTTTTTAATTCCAGGGAACTTCTTCCTTACCGTTAAAACGCGAAAAGCAAGACAAGTATTTTTAGACCTAAAAAAAGCAACTTATCCAATTATCTGTGTTGAACTGCATCCCATAGGTTACTATAAACTTTTTAATAAAGACTCCCATCACCTTAATAAAGATAATATAGAGTTAGATGCTGATATAGTCAATAGATATTTTCCTAATTTATATAAAAATGCAACTATTGAAGATGAAATAGAGTACCTCAATAGTAGAATGCTTTTATTGTATCATTCACATGGACACGAGAGAGAAAACATAGAAAACATCTTAGATAAGATAAAAAATGAGTACCACTTTGAAGTGAGTGTGGAAAAATTAGCTGAAGATTTTAACTGTAGTCGAAAAACAATGGAGAGACAATTTAAAAAGATTATTGGCATAACACCGAAGAACTATATATACATTCAAAAATTTTGTCAAACATTTTTGTCATATATGAAAGATGGCAAGTCTTTACAGCAGATGGAATATTTATATAATGACAGCTCCCATTTTAACGCTGTTTTTAAAAATATTACGGGTGTTACACCAAGTGATTTATATAAAGATGTAGTGGTAAATAAAAATATTACTATCTATCAAATGCTTGAATAA
- a CDS encoding NAD(P)H-dependent oxidoreductase, whose product MTNEFSKAMDFRHACKVFDENKKISDEEINFILEAGRKSPSSFGMEAWKFLVITNEELKAKLRPACWNQVQITSCSHLVIVLAGIESVKPESGEVKKRFNRREMPEDKLEFYLGLYASHMEQTLSSDENIYAWTSKQSYIAAGNMMTAAATLEIDSCPIEGFDKNQVEEILGLDRSKFQLSLVLPFGYRTDPQSSQQRLSQEEVIEFIK is encoded by the coding sequence ATGACAAATGAATTTAGTAAAGCAATGGATTTTAGACATGCATGTAAAGTTTTTGATGAAAATAAAAAGATATCAGATGAAGAGATAAACTTTATACTTGAAGCAGGGAGGAAGTCACCCTCTTCTTTTGGTATGGAAGCTTGGAAGTTTTTAGTAATAACAAATGAAGAGTTAAAAGCAAAACTTCGTCCAGCATGCTGGAATCAAGTACAAATCACATCTTGTTCTCACCTTGTGATTGTTTTAGCAGGGATAGAAAGTGTAAAACCAGAATCTGGTGAGGTGAAAAAAAGATTTAACAGACGAGAGATGCCAGAAGACAAACTTGAGTTTTATTTAGGACTCTATGCTAGTCATATGGAACAAACGCTAAGTAGTGATGAAAATATCTATGCATGGACTTCAAAGCAGTCCTACATAGCCGCAGGTAATATGATGACTGCTGCAGCAACATTAGAGATAGATTCTTGTCCTATAGAAGGATTTGATAAAAATCAAGTTGAAGAGATTTTAGGACTTGATAGATCGAAGTTTCAACTCTCTCTTGTATTGCCGTTTGGTTATAGAACTGATCCGCAATCTTCACAGCAAAGACTCTCTCAAGAAGAAGTTATAGAGTTTATCAAGTAA
- a CDS encoding iron-containing alcohol dehydrogenase, translating to MNDFTYINPTKIEFGKDKENNIGEYLATSGIKKVLFLYGTGSIKKSGLYERVINSLNKNNIEFVELAGVVSNPLLGKVKEGILLSRKHGVEAILGVGGGSVVDSAKAIAAGVAYDGDVWDFFINKAQIAKALPVFTIMTLSAAASEMNGNSVVMNENTQQKYSIASVLLNPVISVINPELMKTVGSDYLAYSAVDIIAHSIEVYFTATTHPAFNSRIVESIIKTVMETTEVLLKNPDDYDARAEFAWVAIQALNGLTPAGTAGGSFPNHLIEHSLSALYNVAHGAGLSIVIPAWMKWYKDKNSAQFQRFSREIFNSSNVDEGIEKLEAWFAKIGSPVSLEDANIPRSAISALASNAYETAKVWGMSEMYTQETIEEILQKA from the coding sequence GTGAACGATTTTACATATATTAATCCAACAAAAATTGAATTTGGAAAAGACAAAGAGAATAATATTGGTGAGTATTTAGCTACTTCAGGTATCAAAAAAGTTCTCTTTCTCTATGGAACTGGTAGTATTAAAAAGAGTGGTCTCTATGAAAGAGTCATAAACTCGCTTAATAAAAATAATATAGAATTTGTAGAGCTTGCTGGTGTTGTGAGTAATCCTCTTCTTGGCAAAGTTAAAGAGGGAATTCTCCTTTCAAGGAAGCATGGGGTAGAAGCTATCCTCGGTGTTGGAGGTGGATCTGTTGTTGATAGTGCAAAAGCAATAGCTGCAGGGGTAGCATACGATGGTGATGTATGGGACTTTTTTATTAATAAAGCTCAAATCGCTAAAGCGCTTCCGGTCTTTACTATTATGACTCTCTCGGCAGCTGCCAGTGAAATGAATGGAAATTCGGTTGTGATGAATGAAAATACACAACAGAAGTACTCTATAGCATCTGTTCTGCTTAACCCAGTTATCTCTGTGATAAATCCAGAACTCATGAAAACAGTTGGTAGCGACTATTTAGCATATTCAGCTGTAGATATCATAGCTCACTCTATTGAAGTTTACTTCACAGCTACAACTCACCCTGCGTTTAATTCTAGAATTGTTGAGTCTATCATTAAAACCGTGATGGAGACAACTGAAGTACTTCTTAAAAATCCGGATGATTACGATGCAAGAGCAGAATTTGCTTGGGTAGCTATACAAGCGCTAAATGGTCTAACGCCAGCAGGAACTGCAGGAGGAAGCTTTCCCAACCATTTGATAGAGCATTCACTCTCAGCACTTTACAATGTAGCTCATGGAGCAGGTCTTTCCATAGTTATTCCTGCTTGGATGAAATGGTATAAGGATAAAAACTCAGCACAATTTCAAAGGTTTTCAAGAGAGATTTTCAACTCATCAAACGTAGACGAAGGAATTGAGAAACTCGAAGCTTGGTTTGCTAAAATAGGTTCACCAGTATCTCTAGAAGATGCGAATATACCAAGAAGCGCTATAAGTGCATTAGCTTCAAATGCTTATGAAACAGCTAAAGTATGGGGAATGAGTGAGATGTATACTCAAGAAACAATAGAAGAAATACTACAAAAAGCATAA
- the rpmJ gene encoding 50S ribosomal protein L36, which translates to MKVRASVKKMCDDCKVIKRKGIVRVICKVKKHKQRQG; encoded by the coding sequence ATGAAAGTACGTGCTTCAGTAAAGAAGATGTGTGATGACTGTAAAGTTATCAAAAGAAAAGGCATTGTTAGAGTAATCTGCAAAGTTAAAAAACATAAACAGAGACAAGGATAA
- the rpsM gene encoding 30S ribosomal protein S13 encodes MARISGVDLPKKKRIEYGLTYVYGIGLHASRLILDATGIDYNKRVFELNEADVAAITAEIRANHMVEGDLRKKVAMDIKALMDLGSYRGLRHRRGLPCRGQKTKTNARTRKGKRKTVGAA; translated from the coding sequence ATGGCTCGTATATCTGGTGTTGATTTACCTAAAAAGAAAAGAATTGAGTACGGTTTAACATATGTATATGGTATAGGCTTACATGCATCTCGTCTAATTTTAGACGCTACAGGCATAGACTATAACAAAAGAGTGTTCGAACTAAATGAAGCTGATGTAGCTGCAATAACTGCGGAAATCCGTGCAAACCATATGGTTGAAGGTGATTTACGTAAGAAAGTAGCTATGGATATTAAGGCTCTTATGGATTTAGGTTCATATAGAGGTCTACGTCACCGTCGTGGTCTTCCATGTCGTGGTCAAAAAACAAAGACAAATGCGCGTACTCGTAAGGGTAAACGTAAGACTGTCGGCGCAGCGTAA
- the rpsK gene encoding 30S ribosomal protein S11 — MAKRKAIRKKVVKKNIARGICHIAASFNNTLVTITDEMGNMIAWSSAGSLGFKGSKKSTPFAAQAAVEDAVEKAQVHGIKELGIKVQGPGSGRETATKAVGAIEGIRVTFMKDVTPLPHNGCRAPKRRRV, encoded by the coding sequence ATGGCAAAAAGAAAAGCTATTAGAAAAAAAGTAGTAAAGAAAAATATTGCACGTGGGATTTGCCACATTGCAGCATCTTTCAATAATACTCTTGTAACTATTACAGATGAAATGGGTAACATGATTGCTTGGAGTTCTGCAGGTTCTTTAGGATTTAAAGGTTCTAAAAAATCTACTCCATTTGCTGCTCAAGCTGCTGTAGAAGATGCTGTTGAAAAAGCACAAGTACATGGTATTAAAGAACTTGGTATTAAAGTTCAAGGTCCTGGTTCTGGTCGTGAGACTGCAACTAAAGCTGTTGGTGCTATTGAGGGTATTCGTGTTACATTTATGAAAGATGTTACTCCATTACCACACAACGGTTGTCGCGCACCTAAGCGTCGTAGAGTTTAA
- the rpsD gene encoding 30S ribosomal protein S4, whose protein sequence is MARYRGPVEKIERRFGVSLNLKGERRLAGKSALEKRPYGPGQHGQRRKKVSEYGLQLNEKQKAKFMYGVSEKQFRALFVEAKRRAGNTGTNLITLIESRLDNVVYRMGFASTRRFARQLVTHGHILVDGKKLDIPSYRVRPGQKIEIKEASKTNAQVVRAIELTNQTGLAPWVDIDAEKVFGIFTRIPERDEVVIPVEERLIVELYSK, encoded by the coding sequence ATGGCAAGATATAGAGGTCCAGTAGAAAAAATCGAAAGAAGATTCGGTGTAAGCCTTAACCTTAAGGGTGAACGTCGTTTAGCAGGTAAATCTGCATTAGAAAAAAGACCTTATGGTCCTGGTCAGCATGGTCAGCGTCGTAAGAAAGTTTCTGAGTATGGTTTACAACTTAATGAAAAGCAAAAAGCGAAATTCATGTATGGTGTTTCTGAAAAGCAATTCCGTGCTCTATTCGTTGAAGCTAAAAGAAGAGCAGGAAATACAGGTACAAACCTTATTACTCTAATCGAAAGCAGACTTGATAATGTTGTTTACAGAATGGGATTCGCATCTACTCGTAGATTCGCTCGTCAACTTGTAACACATGGTCACATCTTAGTTGATGGTAAAAAACTTGATATTCCTTCTTACCGTGTTAGACCTGGTCAGAAAATAGAGATCAAAGAAGCAAGTAAAACAAATGCACAAGTTGTTCGTGCAATTGAATTAACTAACCAAACTGGTCTTGCTCCATGGGTTGATATTGATGCTGAAAAAGTATTTGGTATTTTTACTCGTATACCTGAACGTGATGAAGTTGTTATTCCTGTTGAAGA